The following proteins come from a genomic window of Raphanus sativus cultivar WK10039 unplaced genomic scaffold, ASM80110v3 Scaffold2640, whole genome shotgun sequence:
- the LOC130505860 gene encoding subtilisin-like protease SBT3.12: protein MLESVFDSAEAARESIVYNYRHGFSGFAARLTSSQAKKLKDRPDVFSVASNRKHTMQTTRAFDYLGVAPNMPNGILHDSDMGSELVVGILDSGIWPESAGFSDEGLGPIPKHWKGKCVAGENFDPAKDCNKKLVGARYYTNRYTENSGDNIGKDEFLSPRGYLSHGTLCASIAAGAFVPNASYMGLARGLMRGAAPKARIAVYKVIFDSERTGTHISDCTMAIDDAINDGIDVLSISIAPAGPPYHTYTTPGEDIELGSFHAVLKGIPVVLGSSNSGPRASTTTGLAPWMFSVGASSIDRTYYVDITLGNNLTIHGQALYNRGEVSGELIYVEDWQTDSSYREGQISLTFLEDATTMASTVTTLAGVGTIIARSSDYMTDVFLNWPGVLVDYEVGIKILQYIRSTSSPTVKLSRGKTFVGRPKSTVVAGFSGRGPNPTDPAILKPDIVAPGVLILSADLADGSTTGFSLNQGTSMSTPLVAGIVVLLKALHPDWSPAALKSAIMTTAWKTDPSGQPIFSETIPRKLADPFDYGAGLINPERARDPGLVYDMNLDDYIYYFCAIGYNETSITLLTGKNTKCPSPLPSILDVNYPAITIPDLKDEVTVSRTVTNVGPVDSVYRAVIEPPRGVKIAVEPETLVFNSSKKILGFKVRVTTSYKSNMAVYFFGSFTWTDGTRNVTIPLSVRTRV, encoded by the exons GAATCGGTTTTTGATAG CGCGGAAGCTGCTAGAGAGTCCATCGTCTACAACTATCGCCATGGGTTTTCAGGGTTTGCAGCCAGACTTACATCGTCACAAGCTAAGAAACTTAAAG ACCGTCCTGATGTTTTCAGTGTGGCATCAAACCGAAAGCATACGATGCAGACCACTAGGGCTTTCGACTATTTGGGAGTTGCTCCGAATATGCCCAATGGAATTCTCCATGACAGCGACATGGGAAGTGAACTTGTGGTTGGTATTCTCGACTCAGGAATATGGCCGGAGTCGGCGGGTTTTAGCGACGAAGGGCTTGGACCGATACCGAAACATTGGAAGGGGAAGTGTGTAGCCGGAGAAAATTTTGACCCAGCAAAGGATTGCAACAAGAAGTTAGTAGGAGCAAGGTACTACACAAATCGCTATACTGAGAACAGTGGGGACAATATCGGCAAGGATGAGTTTCTGTCCCCTAGAGGTTATTTATCACACGGAACGCTATGCGCTTCAATTGCAGCCGGCGCATTCGTTCCTAACGCGTCATATATGGGTCTTGCACGTGGACTCATGAGAGGCGCTGCTCCAAAGGCACGTATAGCTGTATACAAGGTTATCTTCGATTCAGAGCGTACGGGTACTCACATTTCAGATTGTACCATGGCAATCGATGATGCCATCAATGATGGCATTGATGTATTATCGATATCAATTGCCCCAGCTGGGCCTCCTTACCATACATATACCACTCCTGGGGAAGATATTGAGCTTGGTTCGTTCCACGCGGTGTTGAAGGGCATACCTGTTGTTCTTGGTTCTAGTAATTCCGGCCCAAGAGCTTCCACTACGACTGGTTTAGCTCCCTGGATGTTCTCTGTTGGTGCAAGTTCCATTGACCGTACCTATTATGTAGACATTACTCTTGGCAATAACCTAACCATACAT GGTCAAGCTTTGTATAATCGTGGGGAAGTATCTGGTGAATTAATTTACGTAGAAGACTGGCAAACCGACTCTTCTTATCGAGAAGGACAAATTTCCCTAACGTTTTTGGAAGATGCTACGACTATGGCGTCTACTGTGACCACCCTCGCTGGCGTTGGTACCATCATTGCACGAAGTTCGGATTATATGACTGACGTTTTTCTTAATTGGCCAGGCGTCCTCGTGGACTACGAAGTCGGAATCAAGATTCTACAATACATCCGCTCCACaag CTCGCCAACGGTTAAATTAAGTAGAGGTAAAACGTTCGTGGGACGTCCAAAATCAACTGTAGTTGCAGGATTCTCGGGTAGAGGGCCTAATCCAACCGATCCAGCCATTctcaag CCTGATATTGTAGCCCCCGGTGTGTTGATTTTATCAGCTGACCTTGCAGACGGAAGTACAACAGGATTCTCCCTAAATCAAGGAACATCCATGTCCACCCCTCTTGTTGCCGGAATCGTCGTACTATTGAAAGCTTTACACCCTGACTGGTCTCCTGCCGCTTTAAAATCAGCTATCATGACTACAG CGTGGAAGACTGATCCATCTGGGCAACCAATCTTTTCGGAAACAATACCAAGGAAGCTGGCAGATCCATTTGACTACGGTGCAGGACTAATAAACCCGGAAAGAGCCAGAGATCCAGGACTAGTTTACGACATGAACCTCGACGATTACATCTACTATTTCTGCGCCATTGGCTACAACGAGACATCAATAACTTTACTCACCGGGAAAAATACTAAATGCCCGTCTCCGTTACCTTCTATTCTCGACGTTAACTATCCAGCCATCACGATTCCTGACCTCAAAGATGAAGTGACCGTCTCGAGAACGGTGACTAATGTTGGACCTGTGGATTCGGTTTATAGAGCTGTGATCGAGCCTCCGCGAGGTGTAAAGATTGCTGTTGAACCGGAAACTCTTGTGTTCAATTCGAGCAAGAAGATACTTGGGTTCAAAGTTAGGGTAACGACGAGTTATAAGAGTAACATGGCGGTTTACTTCTTTGGTAGCTTCACGTGGACTGATGGTACACGAAACGTTACTATTCCTTTGTCTGTAAGAACTCGGGTTTGA